Proteins found in one Pseudomonas frederiksbergensis genomic segment:
- a CDS encoding TraR/DksA family transcriptional regulator: MTREELLTSGEANYMNDAHLVFFKALLQSQLQECNERVSSGLKALSALEKPVDDVDQASVEEERQKMLRMLDRDRMNLPKLRKAMERIDDRSFGYCEESGEPIGIKRLLARPAATLCIEAKQRQELREKHLRVA; the protein is encoded by the coding sequence ATGACACGAGAAGAGCTATTGACGTCTGGTGAGGCAAATTACATGAACGACGCTCACCTTGTCTTTTTCAAGGCGTTACTCCAATCCCAGCTGCAGGAGTGTAACGAGCGGGTCAGCAGTGGGTTGAAGGCTCTATCTGCGTTGGAGAAGCCTGTTGATGACGTTGATCAGGCGTCGGTCGAGGAGGAGCGGCAAAAGATGCTTCGAATGCTCGATCGTGACCGCATGAACCTTCCGAAGCTGCGCAAGGCAATGGAGAGGATCGATGATCGCAGCTTTGGTTATTGCGAGGAGTCCGGGGAGCCGATTGGGATTAAACGTCTGCTTGCTCGACCTGCAGCTACCCTGTGTATTGAAGCCAAACAACGTCAGGAGCTGCGCGAGAAACATTTGAGGGTGGCGTAG
- a CDS encoding HU family DNA-binding protein gives MNKAELINAIAQSADLSKAVAGRALDGLTETITNALKAGDTVTLVGFGSFQVKSRAEREGRNPSTGEPITIAAAQKPSFKAGKGLKDSVN, from the coding sequence ATGAACAAAGCTGAACTGATCAATGCAATCGCACAAAGTGCGGACCTATCCAAAGCGGTGGCGGGTCGTGCGCTGGACGGACTGACCGAGACCATTACCAATGCCTTGAAGGCGGGCGATACCGTAACCCTGGTCGGATTTGGTTCGTTCCAGGTGAAAAGCCGCGCGGAACGAGAAGGCCGTAATCCAAGCACAGGTGAACCGATTACAATCGCTGCGGCACAAAAACCAAGCTTCAAAGCTGGCAAGGGCCTGAAAGACAGCGTCAACTGA
- a CDS encoding tandem-95 repeat protein, giving the protein MIKYPITASKPLGVLSVLGLLLVSTLSSQASANQPPVSTLGNPANIQMGRFENWVGPVPALFRDPDGGAIQDNVSILRGPTYGKVTALAGSIYYIPLHGFTGNDSIVVQAYDSTGAASGPVTYNFSINGSMNPAGHPITSNTYIYTVQGQQGWGGALCANTPGTPVAAVYSQPSVGSASYWANLLVYNPNGPFIGTTGFTYACTRDNYPFLVSANMGYVSVYVGAQVALSTQEDTPKAVDIGSYPGLTYQITQQPANGSAYVSGSSIVFTPNANWNGSTSLNYNAVYAGGGGSLTYSIPISVSPVNDAPSASDQTMSLLEDTSATITLPVSDVDLSFEGDSHTWHIVTPPNSAHGSATITGDRLTFTPAPDWFGTTYLTYKIRDRAGAESNVATVTITVTPVNDVPVVNNIFLATDEDTPGTVKLTATDIDSSPPFTFEMVSQSPTLKGTGKIDGDILTFTPYKDWNGTTALSYRAMDKEGGWSLPATVQITVNPINDVPALRSPLKIEARENVPVKVKAVVTKQ; this is encoded by the coding sequence GAAACCGCTAGGCGTGCTTTCTGTTTTAGGTTTACTGTTGGTTTCGACATTGAGTTCACAAGCGTCTGCGAACCAACCACCAGTGAGCACCCTCGGGAATCCGGCGAATATTCAGATGGGGCGGTTTGAAAACTGGGTTGGCCCTGTTCCAGCACTATTTCGAGATCCAGACGGAGGTGCGATTCAAGATAATGTATCGATTTTAAGGGGACCAACATATGGCAAGGTTACTGCCCTGGCAGGCTCAATTTATTATATCCCGTTACATGGCTTTACCGGGAATGACTCGATTGTTGTTCAAGCTTATGACTCGACCGGTGCTGCATCTGGGCCGGTAACATACAATTTCAGCATTAATGGTTCAATGAACCCGGCAGGACACCCGATAACTAGCAATACATACATCTATACAGTCCAAGGACAACAAGGGTGGGGCGGTGCATTATGCGCAAATACCCCAGGGACTCCTGTTGCTGCTGTTTACTCTCAGCCCTCCGTTGGCTCTGCTTCATATTGGGCGAATTTGTTAGTATATAATCCAAACGGACCATTCATTGGTACAACAGGGTTTACGTATGCGTGCACAAGGGACAACTACCCATTCTTGGTTTCGGCAAACATGGGGTATGTGAGTGTTTATGTCGGAGCTCAAGTAGCATTAAGCACGCAAGAAGACACCCCTAAAGCAGTAGATATTGGGTCTTACCCAGGGCTTACTTACCAGATTACTCAGCAGCCAGCTAATGGCAGCGCATACGTGAGCGGCAGCTCCATAGTGTTTACTCCTAACGCGAACTGGAACGGTTCAACCTCCCTAAATTATAATGCTGTTTATGCTGGTGGTGGGGGTTCACTAACTTACTCGATACCTATCTCTGTTTCACCAGTTAATGATGCTCCATCGGCGTCCGACCAAACCATGTCGCTGCTTGAGGATACATCTGCAACGATAACCCTACCTGTTTCTGATGTTGATCTTAGCTTTGAAGGTGATAGTCACACCTGGCACATCGTTACGCCTCCAAACTCTGCGCACGGAAGTGCGACGATTACTGGGGATAGATTAACTTTTACTCCAGCACCTGACTGGTTTGGTACGACCTATCTCACCTATAAGATAAGAGATAGAGCAGGCGCAGAGTCCAATGTTGCAACAGTTACTATTACCGTTACACCTGTTAATGATGTGCCTGTAGTAAATAATATTTTCCTGGCGACTGATGAAGACACGCCAGGCACAGTGAAATTGACTGCTACAGATATTGATAGCTCGCCACCTTTCACATTTGAGATGGTTAGTCAATCACCAACATTGAAAGGTACTGGTAAAATTGATGGTGATATTTTGACATTTACGCCATATAAAGATTGGAACGGAACCACGGCCTTGTCATATCGGGCTATGGATAAAGAAGGCGGATGGTCCCTCCCTGCGACGGTGCAGATTACCGTTAACCCAATCAATGATGTTCCAGCGCTCAGATCCCCGCTTAAGATCGAAGCGAGGGAAAATGTGCCAGTGAAAGTAAAGGCCGTCGTAACGAAACAATAA